Proteins from a genomic interval of Papaver somniferum cultivar HN1 chromosome 4, ASM357369v1, whole genome shotgun sequence:
- the LOC113271752 gene encoding ankyrin-3-like yields the protein MSKGHLDTVRYLLEKGANADASDGTNETPLQYAAREGDTKLMAFLLSKGAQIDVATRLGTALQMAAVFSHQDAVKMLLIHGANPNIGSHENMLKPLYSAIYTKSWESVELLLKAGADPNDVSCGNSPLVAAARAGRADVVTRLLEAGADPNYKMNAGLTALERAAVFCNYQSVGVLFPVTSCIPTYPDWSVAGLLSHVYSDANKMRPMRWRNFMRQSQKEGLPSRKSSMLQQRIGLKRPWTSPLKIQQYCLT from the exons ATGTCAAAAGGGCATTTGGACACAGTTAGGTATCTTCTTGAAAAGGGTGCCAATGCTGATGCATCAGATGGTACGAATGAAACTCCTTTACAATATGCCGCACGAGAAG GTGATACAAAGTTAATGGCCTTCTTACTTTCTAAGGGTGCTCAGATAGATGTTGCAACTAGGCTGGGCACTGCCCTACAGATGGCTGCTGTTTTTAGTCATCAAGATGCTGTTAAGATGTTGTTGATTCACGGTGCAAAT CCTAACATTGGTAGTCATGAGAATATGCTTAAACCGCTATATTCAGCAATTTATACCAAGTCATGGGAATCTGTAGAGCTTTTACTAAAG GCAGGCGCTGACCCAAATGATGTGTCATGTGGAAATTCACCTCTAGTAGCTGCAGCAAGGGCTGGGCGCGCAGATGTCGTTACGCGCTTACTTGAAGCTGGTGCAGATCCAAATTATAAGATGAAT GCAGGGCTGACAGCATTAGAAAGGGCCGCTGTTTTCTGCAATTATCAAAGTGTTGGGGTTCTTTTTCCTGTGACGTCTTGCATTCCAACATATCCCGATTGGAGCGTTGCCGGACTACTGAGTCATGTATATTCTGATGCAAACAAAATGCGG CCCATGAGATGGAGAAATTTCATGAGGCAAAGTCAAAAGGAAGGGTTGCCTTCCAGGAAGAGCAGTATGTTACAGCAGCGCATTGGTTTGAAGAG GCCTTGGACATCTCCCTTAAAGATCCAGCAATACtgtctaacctga
- the LOC113271749 gene encoding presenilin-like protein At2g29900: MDENRKRSSILETVGEEMVRIITPVSICMFLVVLLVSILNNDSSSSQASISSIATIAYNEDTSDSDWDKFKGALLNSLVFVAMITIATFLLVLMFYFRCTKFLKYYMGFSAFMVLGFMGGDITLLLVKKFRIPIDSITFSFVLFNFSVVGVMAVFMSNMAILITQGYLVVIGMFVAYWFTMLPEWTTWALLIAMALYDLAAVLLPGGPLRLLLELAISRDEDIPALVYEARPVINHLESAARQGVPRRLWKETGNSSTVGGSREVGSASDDSSNAVVNTGSPPNPGSGTLSYDTVNQMETRLVISEEAMVSERANELMAPLIDRQLQRNGQGEDLATESTPFEGIGLGSSGAIKLGLGDFIFYSVLVGRAAMYDFMTVYACYLAIIAGLGVTLMLLALYRKALPALPVSILLGVLFYVLTRFFLEAFVVECSVNLLMF, encoded by the coding sequence ATGGATGAAAATCGAAAAAGGTCAAGCATACTTGAAACTGTAGGAGAAGAAATGGTTAGAATCATAACCCCAGTATCCATTTGTATGTTTTTAGTTGTTCTTCTTGTTTCAATCCTTAATAATGATTCCTCCTCTTCACAAGCATCAATTTCATCTATAGCCACAATAGCTTACAATGAAGATACTTCAGATTCAGATTGGGATAAATTCAAAGGTGCTCTTTTGAATTCACTTGTATTTGTAGCTATGATTACAATTGCCACTTTTCTATTAGTTCTAATGTTTTACTTTAGATGTACTAAATTCCTCAAATATTACATGGGTTTTTCAGCATTCATGGTTTTAGGGTTCATGGGTGGTGATATTACATTGTTATTGGTTAAGAAATTTAGAATCCCTATTGATTCTATTAcattttcatttgttttgttcAATTTCTCTGTGGTTGGGGTTATGGCTGTTTTTATGTCAAACATGGCTATTTTGATTACACAAGGTTATTTAGTTGTTATTGGGATGTTTGTTGCTTATTGGTTTACAATGTTACCTGAATGGACTACTTGGGCACTTTTGATTGCTATGGCTTTGTATGATCTTGCTGCGGTTTTATTACCTGGTGGACCGTTGAGGCTTTTGTTAGAACTAGCAATTTCGAGGGATGAAGATATCCCTGCATTGGTTTACGAAGCTCGGCCTGTGATAAATCATCTTGAATCTGCCGCTAGACAGGGTGTACCTAGAAGGTTGTGGAAAGAAACTGGGAATTCTTCAACTGTTGGAGGAAGTAGGGAAGTTGGTTCTGCTTCGGATGACAGTTCTAATGCCGTAGTGAATACGGGTTCTCCGCCTAATCCAGGATCTGGGACTTTATCATATGATACGGTGAACCAAATGGAGACAAGGTTGGTTATCTCTGAAGAGGCTATGGTTTCTGAAAGAGCAAATGAGCTAATGGCGCCATTGATTGATAGACAATTACAGAGGAATGGACAAGGAGAAGATCTTGCAACTGAAAGTACGCCGTTTGAGGGTATTGGTTTAGGTTCATCTGGTGCAATTAAGTTAGGGCTTGGTGATTTTATCTTCTACAGTGTGTTGGTTGGTCGAGCGGCAATGTATGATTTCATGACAGTCTATGCTTGTTACCTTGCTATCATAGCTGGTCTTGGGGTCACTCTAATGCTTCTGGCGCTTTATCGGAAGGCCTTACCAGCTCTTCCTGTGTCGATTTTGCTAGGTGTGTTGTTCTATGTCTTGACTCGGTTTTTCTTAGAAGCTTTTGTTGTAGAGTGCTCTGTTAATCTACTGATGTTCTAG
- the LOC113271750 gene encoding uncharacterized protein LOC113271750 isoform X1 produces MLSPLMSAILFESWEYMELLLQAGANPSAESYGNTPLILAAKEEYVGVIMRLLEAGADPNYKMSVGLTALEIAAMRCNYQIFEILFPVTSRIPTYPDWSIGGLMRHVHSDAYKMQREIYKKEKFHQAKSKGRDAFQEEQYLTAVNWFNEALDICPKDPAVLSNMSACYARLGDGFNALEYATKCMNGRPE; encoded by the exons ATGCTTAGTCCACTAATGTCGGCGATCCTTTTTGAGTCATGGGAATATATGGAACTTTTACTGCAG GCAGGTGCTAACCCAAGTGCTGAGTCATATGGAAATACACCTCTTATACTTGCAGCAAAGGAGGAATATGTAGGTGTCATTATGCGCTTACTGGAAGCTGGTGCGGATCCAAATTATAAGATGAGT GTAGGGCTGACAGCATTAGAAATTGCCGCTATGAGATGCAATTATCAAATTTTTGAGATACTTTTTCCTGTGACATCTCGTATTCCTACTTATCCTGATTGGAGCATTGGCGGACTAATGAGGCATGTACATTCTGATGCATACAAAATGCAG AGGGAAATCTATAAGAAGGAGAAATTTCATCAGGCAAAATCGAAAGGAAGAGATGCATTCCAGGAAGAGCAGTATCTTACGGCAGTGAATTGGTTCAACGAG GCCTTGGACATTTGCCCAAAGGATCCAGCAGTACTGTCCAACATGAGTGCATGTTATGCGCGTCTGGGTGACGGGTTCAATGCGCTCGAGTATGCCACTAAATGCATGAATGGAAGGCCTGAATAG
- the LOC113271750 gene encoding ankyrin repeat domain-containing protein 49-like isoform X2 produces the protein MDRIGPTFMTVKAQGVEVGKAIRKLVDEDDGESLLHAAATGGRLNVCKYLVETLKVDVDFKDGDGYVPLHHAIFKGHLDIVRYLLEKGAKADASSDGNYTPLHIAAKTGDTKIITLLLSSGVHIDAATRIGTALQYAAGHGHREFEMLLKCCWITVQILTLSLVRECLVH, from the exons ATGGATCGCATTGGGCCCACTTTCATGACGGTTAAAGCTCAAGGGGTTGAAGTAGGGAAAGCGATTCGAAAGCTTGTAGATGAAGACGACGGTGAATCTCTTCTTCATGCTGCTGCTACAGGAGGAAGGTTAAACGTTTGCAAATACTTGGTTGAGACGTTGAAAGTTGATGTGGATTTCAAGGATGGAGATG GTTACGTACCCTTGCATCACGCAATTTTCAAAGGCCATTTGGACATAGTAAGATATCTTCTTGAAAAGGGTGCCAAGGCTGATGCATCTAGTGATGGGAATTACACTCCTTTACATATTGCTGCAAAGACAG GTGATACAAAGATAATAACCTTGCTGCTATCAAGTGGTGTTCACATAGATGCTGCAACTAGGATTGGCACTGCCCTACAGTATGCTGCTGGCCATGGTCATCGAGAATTCGAGATGCtgttaaagtgttgttggatcACGGTGCAAAT CCTAACGCTGTCATTAGTCCGGGAATGCTTAGTCCACTAA